The Pseudomonas iranensis genome includes a window with the following:
- a CDS encoding C40 family peptidase encodes MRKHILNAIQAHAAAEYPKECCGLLLAIGRKQQYFPCINVSTEPNEEFRIDPEQYAAAEDVGEVIGVMHSHPDATSRPSPRDLAMCEATAMPWHILSWPEGDLRTIVPTGQVPLLKRPFVHGAWDCWQVCADWYKRERGLEFEAFKRTDGWWESTDNTSLYEANYEAAGFYRVDQPQRGDMIVMEVGRTVYPNHAGIFLGSDPALPGEDAATFGPGPFLLHHLYGRPSEVIVFGGPWFDRTRLILRHRKTNAERYLASSQHTVLPELQEMQS; translated from the coding sequence ATGCGAAAGCACATCTTGAATGCGATCCAGGCGCACGCGGCGGCCGAGTACCCGAAAGAATGCTGCGGTCTGCTGCTGGCGATCGGACGCAAGCAACAATACTTCCCCTGCATCAATGTCTCGACGGAGCCGAACGAAGAGTTCCGAATCGATCCTGAGCAGTACGCCGCGGCCGAGGATGTCGGCGAAGTTATCGGCGTGATGCACTCGCATCCGGACGCCACCAGCAGGCCGTCACCGCGCGACCTAGCCATGTGCGAAGCGACGGCGATGCCTTGGCACATTCTGAGCTGGCCGGAAGGGGATCTGCGGACCATCGTGCCAACCGGCCAAGTCCCGCTGCTGAAGCGCCCATTTGTGCACGGCGCCTGGGACTGCTGGCAGGTCTGCGCCGATTGGTACAAGCGTGAGCGGGGGCTGGAGTTCGAAGCTTTCAAGCGCACCGATGGCTGGTGGGAAAGCACGGACAACACCAGCCTGTACGAGGCGAACTACGAAGCCGCTGGCTTCTACCGCGTCGACCAGCCACAGCGCGGTGACATGATTGTGATGGAGGTAGGGCGCACCGTTTACCCGAACCACGCCGGGATATTTCTCGGCTCCGATCCGGCGCTGCCGGGTGAAGATGCCGCGACTTTCGGCCCTGGTCCTTTTCTTTTGCACCACCTGTATGGCAGGCCGTCGGAGGTTATCGTTTTCGGTGGCCCATGGTTTGATCGTACCCGCCTGATCCTTAGGCACAGAAAAACTAATGCTGAGCGTTATCTGGCTTCATCGCAGCACACCGTCTTACCTGAATTGCAAGAGATGCAATCATAG
- a CDS encoding tail assembly protein has product MMTTILLSGPLIKLFGRVHYRELGSRSVGEAFKALKCTLEGFDAAIKDLERRGLRFAIFRNRKNVPEKDFALGGAQEIRIVPVVGGSKRAGLLQTIIGAVLIAASFIPGFQALAPVGIALVAGGVIQMLSPQASGLKQSASPENSPSYAFGSAKNTTASGNPVPICIGERRWGGMIISASILAEDKV; this is encoded by the coding sequence ATGATGACGACCATTCTTCTATCGGGTCCGCTGATTAAACTGTTCGGGCGAGTTCACTACCGCGAACTGGGCAGCCGCTCCGTAGGAGAGGCGTTCAAGGCGCTGAAGTGCACGCTGGAGGGGTTCGACGCAGCGATCAAAGACTTGGAGCGGCGCGGTCTGCGCTTCGCCATTTTCCGAAACAGAAAGAACGTACCTGAGAAGGATTTCGCGCTGGGCGGCGCTCAGGAAATCCGCATAGTGCCTGTGGTTGGTGGCAGCAAACGTGCTGGATTGCTTCAAACCATCATTGGGGCAGTTCTGATTGCGGCGTCGTTCATTCCGGGGTTTCAAGCTTTGGCCCCGGTGGGCATTGCACTCGTAGCAGGCGGCGTGATCCAAATGCTCAGCCCGCAAGCCTCAGGCCTAAAGCAGAGCGCATCCCCCGAAAACTCCCCGTCCTACGCCTTCGGCAGCGCCAAGAACACCACCGCCAGCGGCAACCCAGTACCGATCTGCATCGGCGAACGCCGGTGGGGCGGGATGATCATTTCGGCCTCGATCCTGGCTGAAGACAAAGTGTAA
- a CDS encoding phage tail protein, with the protein MGAAAQIDIHGEKGGSSKPKSPTEASDSLRSTNLAKLLIAVGEGEFDSVPTDYDIYLDNTPIRDASGNYNFPNVKWDWRPGSVDQTYIPGIPSVENETSLNIELRSDSPWVRSITNTQLSAVRMRLAWPALQRSDDQGNVGGYRIEYAIDVATDGGAYQQVLVDAVDGKTTTRYERSRRIDLPDATTGWQIRVRRLTPNQNTNKIADTMLVAGYTEVIDAKLRYPNTALLYIEFDAEQFTNIPAVTVKCKARRWMVPSNYDPILRTYTGTWDGSMKSAWTNNPAWITYGICTEDRFGLGKRIKPFMVDKWELYRIAQYCDQLVPNGLGGQEPRFLCDMNLQGKADAWSLLRDISAIYRGMTYWAQGQLVMQSDMPRAQDFDYVFTRSNVIDGKFSYGSASAKTRYTRALVSYDNPANNYDTDVIPFADLDLQRRYGDRPTELSAIGCTRASEAQRRGKWAILSNNQDRTVSFKTGMEGVIPLPGHIIPVADSLLAGREVGGRISAVAGRVITLDRDTQAKAGDRLIINLPGGRAEGRTVQSVNGRAVTVTVAYSEPPVVQLQWALDADDLAIPLYRVLRTKRTTEGDYEISALQFEPSKFAFIDTGARLEERPISVIPITVVPAPASVSLSSTSSVVQGLAVATMTITWPAVDGAVGYDVEWRKDSGNWIKLQRTGMTNVDVVGIYAGAYVARVRAVSAFDITSPWRNSILTNLSGKQGLPPALAFLTATPLLFGIYLKWGFPAGAEDSQRTEIWYGPTTDLKAATKLTDLAYPQTDFSMLGLRAGVTFYFWGRIVDKIGNIGPWYPIGLGVQGQSSSDAAAILEMIAGQITETELGQDLRDEIDKIPGLQAQIDALDGLKGYDPEATYQEYDLVVQGKRIYQATGPVPIETPPPNPLYWLDVGQTVETANGLAQQVATNTAEIIEIDGVVTAQATAFEALRASYRDDDGAGDLADVIKSYTSTAAIASESKVRASENEAMARRVTTFDAKIGENAANITELEEVVATNESATATKIDQLNVSVGENSAAIQQTSTAYAETAGKLSTMWSVKMQVTSNGQYVAAGIGLGIENTGAGLQSQFLVSADRFAIVNTIAGGAIAVPFAVQGGQVFMNSAFIQDASIGNAKIGFFIQSDNYIAGVQGWRIDKAGNFELNSPLGGGARQVINNNGGKVFDENGVKRYQWGNLNA; encoded by the coding sequence ATGGGCGCAGCAGCACAGATCGACATCCACGGCGAGAAGGGCGGCAGCAGCAAGCCGAAGTCGCCGACCGAAGCCAGCGACAGCCTGCGCTCGACCAACTTGGCCAAGCTGCTGATTGCCGTGGGCGAGGGTGAATTCGACAGCGTCCCGACCGATTACGACATCTACCTGGATAACACGCCGATCCGCGATGCCAGCGGCAACTACAACTTCCCGAACGTGAAGTGGGACTGGCGCCCGGGCTCGGTGGATCAGACGTACATCCCCGGCATTCCTTCCGTCGAGAACGAGACGTCGCTGAACATTGAGTTGCGCAGCGATTCGCCATGGGTGCGCTCGATCACAAATACCCAGCTTTCCGCCGTGCGCATGCGGTTGGCGTGGCCAGCGCTGCAACGTTCCGATGACCAGGGCAATGTCGGCGGTTACCGCATCGAGTACGCAATCGACGTGGCCACTGATGGCGGCGCCTATCAGCAGGTACTGGTGGACGCAGTCGACGGCAAGACCACCACGCGCTACGAGCGCTCCCGCCGCATCGATCTGCCCGACGCCACTACTGGCTGGCAGATCCGCGTGCGCCGGCTCACGCCAAACCAGAACACCAACAAGATCGCCGACACCATGCTGGTTGCCGGCTATACCGAAGTCATCGACGCCAAGCTGCGCTACCCGAACACCGCGCTGCTCTACATCGAATTTGACGCCGAGCAGTTCACCAACATCCCGGCCGTCACCGTGAAGTGTAAGGCGCGCCGCTGGATGGTGCCGAGCAATTACGACCCGATCCTGCGCACCTATACAGGGACGTGGGACGGCTCGATGAAGTCGGCCTGGACCAATAACCCGGCGTGGATCACCTACGGCATCTGCACCGAAGACCGCTTCGGCCTGGGCAAGCGCATCAAGCCGTTCATGGTCGACAAGTGGGAGCTGTACCGCATCGCTCAATACTGCGACCAGTTGGTGCCGAACGGACTGGGCGGCCAGGAACCGCGCTTCCTCTGCGACATGAATCTGCAGGGCAAGGCCGATGCCTGGTCGCTGCTGCGCGACATCTCGGCGATTTACCGGGGCATGACGTACTGGGCTCAGGGCCAGCTGGTGATGCAGTCGGACATGCCGCGCGCGCAGGACTTCGACTACGTGTTCACCCGGTCCAACGTCATCGACGGCAAGTTCTCCTATGGCAGCGCCTCGGCGAAGACCCGTTACACCCGAGCGCTGGTCAGCTACGACAACCCGGCGAACAATTACGACACCGATGTCATCCCGTTCGCTGACCTGGATCTGCAACGTCGCTACGGCGACCGGCCCACCGAGCTGAGCGCCATTGGCTGCACCCGCGCGTCTGAGGCCCAGCGCCGTGGCAAGTGGGCGATTCTCAGCAACAATCAAGACCGCACCGTCTCGTTCAAGACCGGTATGGAAGGGGTCATCCCGCTGCCCGGCCATATCATCCCGGTGGCTGATTCTCTTCTGGCTGGCCGTGAAGTGGGCGGCCGGATCTCGGCGGTGGCGGGGCGGGTTATCACGCTCGATCGCGACACCCAGGCCAAGGCCGGCGACCGGCTGATCATCAACCTCCCCGGCGGCCGCGCCGAAGGTCGGACCGTGCAGAGCGTCAATGGCCGCGCCGTGACTGTCACGGTTGCCTACAGCGAACCGCCGGTGGTGCAGTTGCAATGGGCGCTCGACGCGGACGATCTGGCAATCCCGCTGTATCGCGTGCTGCGCACCAAGCGCACCACCGAGGGCGATTACGAAATCAGCGCGCTCCAGTTCGAGCCGAGCAAGTTCGCTTTCATCGACACCGGCGCACGCCTGGAAGAACGCCCGATCAGCGTGATCCCGATCACCGTTGTGCCGGCTCCGGCGAGCGTGTCGCTGTCGTCGACTTCATCGGTCGTGCAGGGCCTGGCCGTGGCCACCATGACAATCACCTGGCCTGCGGTGGACGGCGCGGTCGGCTACGACGTCGAATGGCGCAAGGACAGCGGCAACTGGATCAAGCTGCAGCGCACCGGCATGACCAACGTTGACGTGGTCGGCATTTACGCCGGCGCTTATGTGGCCCGGGTGCGCGCGGTGAGCGCGTTCGACATCACGTCGCCGTGGCGCAACTCGATCCTGACCAACCTCAGCGGTAAGCAAGGGCTGCCCCCGGCGCTGGCGTTCCTGACTGCCACGCCGCTGCTGTTCGGCATCTATCTCAAGTGGGGATTCCCTGCTGGCGCCGAGGACAGCCAGCGCACGGAGATCTGGTACGGGCCGACGACCGATCTTAAGGCTGCGACCAAGCTGACAGACCTGGCTTATCCGCAGACCGATTTCTCCATGCTCGGCCTGCGCGCGGGCGTGACCTTCTATTTCTGGGGACGCATCGTAGACAAGATCGGCAACATCGGTCCGTGGTATCCGATCGGGCTTGGCGTGCAGGGGCAATCCAGTTCCGACGCAGCAGCCATTCTCGAGATGATCGCCGGGCAAATCACCGAAACGGAACTGGGGCAGGACCTGCGAGACGAGATCGACAAGATCCCGGGCCTTCAGGCGCAGATTGATGCGCTCGACGGCCTGAAAGGCTACGACCCGGAAGCCACCTACCAAGAGTACGACTTGGTGGTGCAGGGCAAGCGGATCTACCAGGCCACCGGGCCGGTGCCTATCGAAACCCCACCGCCGAATCCGCTCTACTGGCTCGACGTTGGGCAGACAGTGGAGACGGCGAACGGTCTTGCCCAGCAGGTGGCGACAAACACCGCCGAGATCATCGAGATCGATGGCGTTGTTACTGCCCAAGCCACGGCCTTCGAAGCCCTTCGCGCCTCCTACCGAGACGATGACGGCGCTGGTGATCTCGCGGACGTAATTAAAAGCTACACCAGCACCGCAGCGATCGCTTCCGAATCGAAGGTTCGAGCCTCCGAAAACGAGGCAATGGCAAGGCGTGTGACGACCTTCGACGCAAAAATCGGAGAGAACGCGGCGAACATCACCGAGTTGGAAGAGGTGGTGGCCACGAACGAATCGGCGACCGCGACGAAGATCGATCAGCTAAATGTTTCGGTCGGGGAAAACTCGGCGGCCATTCAGCAGACGTCCACAGCTTATGCGGAAACGGCCGGGAAGCTGAGCACCATGTGGTCGGTGAAGATGCAGGTCACGTCGAATGGGCAGTACGTCGCAGCCGGCATCGGCCTCGGCATCGAGAATACCGGTGCCGGCTTGCAAAGCCAGTTCTTGGTAAGCGCTGACCGCTTCGCCATCGTTAACACCATCGCCGGCGGCGCGATCGCGGTGCCGTTTGCGGTGCAGGGCGGACAGGTGTTCATGAACTCGGCGTTCATTCAGGACGCCTCGATCGGAAACGCCAAGATCGGTTTCTTCATCCAGTCAGACAACTACATCGCAGGTGTTCAGGGCTGGCGCATCGACAAGGCCGGCAACTTCGAGTTGAACAGCCCGCTGGGTGGTGGCGCTCGCCAAGTCATCAACAACAACGGCGGCAAAGTGTTCGACGAGAACGGCGTGAAGCGCTATCAGTGGGGGAACTTGAACGCATGA
- a CDS encoding tail fiber domain-containing protein, with protein sequence MPWYKTGTVSVTQNSNAVIGTGTAFIANSRVGDGFRGPDGRWYEVTNIASNTALSISPNYEGPTAAGGFYAIMPVQGYQKDLSDQVRAILNDYGEKLAALGITGNYEILPVNKGGTGSTTPSSALTELGFSDFTKTLIDDANAGAARSTLGAAKSGANNDITSITGMTVALSVAQGGTGGKTQAEARTGLGLGGAAALEVGTTAGTVAAGNDSRITGAVQTGSAANVLTLRLNNSTTLSSSAGYLISSSVFFPPGYRSSSGTGQSGSNQWNLFWAGSGMQVWVDGSNTGTIQYTASDERIKEEINYIQDTSGDLSLVESLRPVTYRFSQRGPVSQSSVKRGFIAQDVMLSDSSLVTGDIIEGETKDNITSILSLDSLGLVSYLVGAVQELSSKNHQLESRIRALEQVQ encoded by the coding sequence ATGCCCTGGTACAAAACGGGAACGGTCTCTGTCACCCAAAATTCCAATGCGGTGATCGGCACAGGCACTGCATTTATCGCAAACAGCCGGGTAGGCGACGGATTTCGCGGCCCGGATGGCCGTTGGTACGAGGTGACGAACATCGCCAGCAACACCGCTCTGTCGATCTCGCCTAACTACGAAGGACCGACAGCGGCCGGCGGCTTCTACGCGATCATGCCGGTACAGGGCTACCAGAAGGATCTGTCCGACCAGGTGCGCGCAATCCTCAACGACTATGGCGAAAAGCTGGCGGCACTCGGAATCACCGGCAACTATGAAATTTTACCGGTCAACAAAGGCGGTACCGGGAGCACAACGCCTTCCAGTGCTCTTACTGAGCTGGGCTTTTCGGATTTCACAAAAACGCTGATTGATGACGCTAACGCAGGGGCTGCACGCTCTACGTTGGGGGCAGCAAAATCTGGCGCTAACAATGACATCACGTCCATTACTGGGATGACCGTCGCCCTCTCTGTTGCTCAAGGTGGCACAGGTGGCAAGACGCAGGCAGAAGCAAGGACCGGGCTGGGATTGGGTGGAGCTGCTGCTCTAGAGGTGGGCACGACCGCCGGTACCGTGGCTGCCGGTAACGACTCCCGTATTACTGGCGCCGTGCAGACTGGCTCGGCAGCAAACGTTCTCACATTGCGCCTTAACAATTCCACGACGCTTTCGAGTTCTGCAGGTTATTTAATTTCCAGTTCTGTTTTCTTTCCGCCAGGTTATCGGTCGAGTAGCGGTACCGGGCAATCTGGATCGAACCAATGGAATCTTTTCTGGGCTGGGTCTGGGATGCAGGTTTGGGTGGATGGATCGAACACCGGCACGATCCAATACACCGCCTCGGATGAGCGCATCAAGGAGGAAATCAATTACATTCAAGACACCTCAGGCGACCTTTCGCTAGTCGAGTCCTTGAGGCCTGTTACTTACAGATTCTCACAGCGTGGGCCGGTTTCTCAGTCGAGCGTAAAACGAGGTTTCATCGCTCAGGACGTGATGCTTTCGGATTCTTCATTGGTAACGGGTGATATCATCGAGGGCGAAACGAAGGATAACATTACGTCAATTCTCTCCCTTGATTCGCTCGGTCTCGTTTCTTACTTGGTTGGCGCGGTTCAAGAGCTTTCATCGAAAAACCATCAGCTCGAAAGCCGAATCAGGGCGCTTGAACAAGTCCAATAG
- a CDS encoding acyltransferase: protein MDTRSRQFSVGLDIARVVACILVVVVHISANDFFVFGEKWFSANFFDSLARASVPIFFMITGALLVSRDEGVFPFYKSRVGRILQPLIFWSVIYAAVYWKEYPGVFGSIKLLLTAPSNGHLWYFYSLLGIYVLLPFLGKIFRNSTNNERLMFLGAWFLCNCVWGTFGQFLAPGADPIKLYSLFSFTGYFGFVFLGAYLFDRNKNKGGMGWLALNLFLAFVGSAGTCYLTYLVSVRAGHPLQTFYVYQSPLIVLAACAVFNIALMVRSVPDLIKPIVSAISACSLGIYAFHPLVMDVLIRYFDLNKADVSGWITIPGLVFLTMAISLVIVWGFRKIPVFRRVF from the coding sequence ATGGACACAAGAAGCAGACAATTTTCCGTAGGCTTAGATATAGCTCGAGTGGTCGCTTGCATACTGGTTGTAGTTGTACATATATCCGCAAATGATTTTTTTGTGTTCGGTGAAAAATGGTTTTCGGCCAATTTCTTTGATTCTCTGGCGAGGGCTTCTGTACCCATATTCTTCATGATTACAGGAGCATTGCTCGTGTCGAGAGATGAGGGGGTATTTCCATTTTATAAGAGTCGGGTTGGTAGGATTCTTCAACCATTGATTTTCTGGTCAGTCATTTATGCTGCGGTATATTGGAAAGAATATCCAGGGGTTTTCGGCAGCATTAAGTTGCTGCTGACTGCGCCTTCGAATGGGCATCTTTGGTATTTTTACTCTCTTCTCGGCATTTACGTATTACTGCCTTTCTTGGGGAAGATATTTAGAAATTCAACTAATAATGAGCGGTTGATGTTTCTCGGTGCTTGGTTCCTGTGTAACTGTGTTTGGGGTACGTTCGGGCAGTTTTTAGCCCCCGGAGCAGACCCCATAAAGCTCTACTCACTATTCAGCTTTACTGGGTATTTCGGTTTTGTGTTTCTCGGGGCTTATCTCTTCGACCGAAACAAAAACAAAGGGGGTATGGGTTGGCTGGCTCTAAACCTGTTCCTAGCTTTTGTTGGGTCCGCAGGCACGTGCTATCTGACATATCTCGTTTCCGTACGAGCCGGTCACCCTTTGCAAACCTTCTATGTTTACCAGTCACCACTCATAGTTCTCGCGGCTTGCGCTGTTTTTAATATTGCTTTGATGGTTCGGTCGGTTCCTGATCTCATTAAGCCAATTGTTTCTGCGATCTCTGCTTGTTCACTTGGGATATATGCATTTCATCCGCTCGTGATGGACGTACTAATACGATATTTCGATCTCAACAAGGCGGATGTTTCCGGCTGGATAACGATCCCGGGATTGGTTTTCCTTACAATGGCAATTTCGCTTGTTATCGTGTGGGGGTTCCGAAAAATCCCAGTTTTTAGAAGAGTCTTTTAA
- a CDS encoding glycoside hydrolase family 19 protein, which yields MPITQQQLLQILPNARTQAGVFVSALNTAMQHYQIVGAKRAAAFIAQIGHESGQLGYVREIWGPTAAQRGYEGREDLGNTVPGDGRKYCGRGLIQITGRANYAKCGEALGLDLISHPELLELPQHAAMSAAWFWKQKGLNDLADRDQFNTITRRINGGLNGLPDRLALWEKARKVLA from the coding sequence ATGCCCATCACCCAGCAGCAGTTGCTGCAGATCCTCCCGAACGCCCGCACCCAAGCGGGCGTTTTTGTTTCCGCCTTGAATACCGCTATGCAGCATTACCAGATCGTCGGGGCCAAGCGCGCAGCGGCGTTCATTGCGCAGATTGGCCATGAATCTGGCCAGCTGGGCTATGTCCGTGAAATCTGGGGGCCGACCGCTGCCCAGCGCGGGTACGAAGGTCGTGAGGACCTGGGCAATACCGTGCCGGGCGATGGCCGGAAGTATTGCGGTCGCGGCCTGATTCAAATCACAGGCCGGGCGAACTACGCCAAGTGCGGCGAGGCGCTGGGGCTCGACCTGATCAGCCATCCCGAGCTGCTCGAACTGCCGCAGCATGCCGCGATGTCGGCAGCGTGGTTCTGGAAACAGAAGGGGCTGAATGATTTGGCCGATCGGGATCAATTCAACACCATCACCCGGCGCATCAATGGCGGGCTGAACGGTCTGCCCGATAGGCTGGCGCTGTGGGAGAAGGCGCGCAAGGTGCTGGCTTGA
- a CDS encoding SOS response-associated peptidase family protein produces MCGRLSQYSGIHDFVAALSMPNALINSTGKQPFERYNAAPTTQLALFHQEGEFLHADMVRWGWRPHWAKDRAAPINARVEKVAHGPFFRAIWPHRAIIAINNWFEWVDEGGPKKQPYLIRHRDQSPVLCAAIGQYPNEEHGPGEHDGFVIITADSAGGMVDVHDRRPVVLPPELAREWLDPATPKERAEQMVLHEGEPSEAFEWFKVDRAVGNVRNQGPELIKPAE; encoded by the coding sequence ATGTGCGGACGACTCTCCCAATACAGTGGCATCCACGACTTCGTGGCGGCGCTCAGCATGCCGAACGCGCTCATCAACTCGACCGGCAAGCAGCCATTCGAGCGGTACAACGCCGCGCCGACCACTCAGCTCGCCCTCTTCCACCAGGAGGGCGAGTTTCTGCATGCAGACATGGTTCGCTGGGGATGGCGCCCGCACTGGGCAAAAGACCGCGCCGCGCCAATCAACGCCCGCGTAGAGAAAGTCGCCCACGGCCCGTTCTTCCGCGCGATCTGGCCGCACCGGGCAATCATCGCGATCAACAACTGGTTCGAGTGGGTCGATGAAGGTGGACCGAAGAAGCAGCCCTACCTGATCAGGCATCGGGACCAATCCCCGGTTCTCTGCGCCGCGATCGGCCAATACCCGAACGAAGAGCACGGCCCCGGCGAACATGACGGTTTCGTGATCATCACCGCCGACAGCGCTGGCGGAATGGTGGACGTTCATGACCGGCGACCGGTCGTTCTTCCGCCAGAGCTCGCGCGTGAATGGTTGGACCCAGCCACGCCCAAAGAGCGCGCCGAACAGATGGTGCTGCATGAGGGCGAGCCATCCGAGGCTTTCGAATGGTTCAAGGTTGACCGCGCCGTGGGTAACGTACGCAATCAGGGGCCGGAACTGATCAAGCCGGCCGAATGA
- a CDS encoding DUF2214 family protein codes for MLSQWVLAAIHLFAFALAFWAALTRGTAFRKLSAGTGEVKRVLLADNLWGLSALTLLITGAMRAFGGYEKGSGYYLHQPLFHLKMTLFLLILLMELAPMITLIKWRIASSRGVALDSGRAKLYARISHVEALLLILMMVAATGMARGVIFA; via the coding sequence ATGCTGAGTCAGTGGGTCCTTGCCGCTATTCATCTATTCGCGTTTGCCTTGGCTTTCTGGGCGGCGCTGACGCGCGGCACAGCTTTCCGAAAACTCTCGGCGGGCACGGGAGAGGTCAAGCGCGTTCTGCTCGCGGATAACCTTTGGGGGCTTTCAGCTTTGACGCTGCTTATCACCGGAGCAATGCGTGCGTTTGGTGGTTACGAGAAAGGCTCTGGCTATTACCTGCATCAGCCGCTGTTTCATCTGAAGATGACGCTGTTCTTGCTGATACTACTGATGGAGCTTGCACCGATGATCACGCTGATCAAATGGCGCATCGCATCCTCGCGCGGTGTGGCGCTTGATAGCGGACGTGCGAAGTTGTACGCGCGAATCAGTCATGTTGAAGCGCTGCTGCTGATCCTGATGATGGTCGCGGCGACAGGCATGGCGCGTGGCGTGATATTCGCTTAG
- the csrA gene encoding carbon storage regulator CsrA, translated as MLILTRKVGESINIGDDITITILGVSGQQVRIGINAPKNVAVHREEIYQRIQAGLTAPDKPQTP; from the coding sequence ATGCTGATACTCACCCGCAAAGTCGGTGAAAGCATAAACATTGGTGATGACATCACGATCACCATCCTCGGAGTCAGCGGCCAACAAGTCCGCATCGGTATCAACGCTCCGAAAAACGTGGCAGTGCACCGTGAAGAAATTTATCAACGCATCCAGGCCGGCCTGACCGCTCCGGACAAGCCGCAAACGCCCTGA
- a CDS encoding SPOR domain-containing protein, producing the protein MRKLVWLVAALALAGCGEGKNVDAPKPETKVAAAPGAAAPQWDLEVRGETPQAVSDLSGWLIEHAFVPTVVKDGSGKTRILIGPFNSQADAEARKVQVDAALVKAKKQNIESVVIEHPLTP; encoded by the coding sequence GTGCGCAAATTGGTTTGGCTGGTAGCGGCACTGGCATTGGCAGGCTGCGGTGAAGGCAAGAATGTAGATGCGCCGAAGCCTGAGACGAAGGTCGCGGCAGCGCCGGGGGCCGCCGCGCCACAGTGGGATCTGGAAGTGCGTGGCGAGACTCCTCAGGCCGTCAGTGACCTGAGCGGCTGGTTGATCGAGCATGCTTTCGTTCCGACGGTCGTCAAGGACGGCAGCGGTAAAACACGAATTCTGATCGGTCCGTTCAATTCCCAGGCTGATGCCGAGGCGCGAAAGGTGCAGGTCGATGCAGCGCTGGTCAAAGCCAAGAAACAAAATATCGAATCCGTGGTGATCGAGCATCCGCTAACGCCATAA
- a CDS encoding endonuclease produces MSVRCVALLLLFFAMGAQAGAPRTFSEAKKAAWKLYAPQSTEFYCGCKYTGNKVDLKACGYVPRKNAKRASRIEWEHIVPAWQIGHQRQCWQQGGRKNCTRYDPVYQKAEADLHNLVPSIGEVNGDRSNFSYGWLPVQSGQYGSCLTQVDFKAKKVMPRPSIRGMIARTYFYMSKQYGLRLSKQDRQLYEAWDKTYPVQDWERQRNQSVACVMGRGNEFVGSVNLKACG; encoded by the coding sequence ATGAGTGTCCGCTGTGTTGCTTTGCTGTTGTTGTTTTTCGCCATGGGTGCCCAGGCTGGCGCCCCACGTACATTTTCCGAAGCCAAGAAAGCCGCGTGGAAACTTTATGCGCCGCAATCCACCGAGTTTTACTGCGGCTGCAAGTACACCGGCAACAAGGTCGACCTGAAGGCTTGCGGCTATGTGCCGCGCAAGAACGCCAAGCGTGCATCGAGAATCGAATGGGAGCACATCGTGCCGGCCTGGCAGATCGGACATCAGCGACAGTGCTGGCAGCAAGGCGGACGCAAGAATTGCACGCGTTACGATCCGGTGTATCAAAAAGCCGAAGCTGATCTGCACAACCTGGTACCAAGCATCGGTGAGGTCAACGGTGACCGCAGCAACTTCAGCTACGGCTGGTTGCCGGTGCAGTCCGGTCAGTATGGCTCTTGCCTGACACAGGTCGACTTCAAGGCCAAGAAGGTCATGCCCCGCCCTTCGATTCGCGGCATGATCGCCCGCACTTATTTTTATATGAGCAAACAATACGGACTTCGCCTATCGAAGCAGGATCGGCAGTTGTACGAAGCGTGGGACAAGACCTATCCAGTGCAGGACTGGGAACGTCAGCGCAACCAGAGCGTGGCGTGCGTGATGGGGCGCGGCAACGAGTTTGTCGGCTCGGTAAATCTGAAAGCCTGCGGCTGA
- a CDS encoding DUF1654 domain-containing protein translates to MHVQLNKDNLVATSPAAPDAYERMGMRVQKIINSPTAQKAKAALIFRLPDEPMDDWERLLEEIDENDNVTLAYRDDGGVQIFWVVPKED, encoded by the coding sequence ATGCACGTACAGCTTAATAAGGATAACCTCGTGGCCACCTCTCCTGCTGCTCCTGACGCTTACGAACGCATGGGTATGCGCGTTCAGAAAATCATCAATTCCCCCACCGCACAAAAAGCCAAAGCCGCACTGATTTTCCGTCTGCCGGATGAGCCGATGGACGACTGGGAGCGCTTGCTCGAGGAAATCGACGAGAACGACAACGTTACCCTCGCTTATCGCGATGACGGTGGCGTGCAGATTTTTTGGGTTGTGCCGAAGGAAGATTGA